From Plasmodium sp. gorilla clade G2 genome assembly, chromosome: 1:
aaaatatgaagatacagaaaaatatgaagataaagaaaaatatgaagatacagaaaaatatgaagataaagaagaatatgaagataaagaaaaatatgaagataaagaaaaatatgaagataaagaaaaatatgaagataaagaaaaatatgaagataaagaaaaatatgaagataaagaaaaatatgaagataCAGAAAAAGATCAAAATATAGACAATGATCAATGTGAAGATagcattattaaaaataacaatataataagtatagaggatgataaaaaagaatgtgaaatatataatcatagagataacaatattattaattgtgACAAAACCGATAACAACTGTGATGTTCAATATATTTCGAATTCACAAAATGATGAACCTAAcataaatattgaaaataaagaGGAGAAAAATCTCACTactgatataataaattgtgATGGTTCAACTAttgcaaataataaaaattacacttataataattatacaaatgaagaaaaaaataggaTTAGAAATAATTGCCAAggtttaataaatatgataccTGACAATGACAACATAAATCATCATCCTATTTCAAAAAAACGATTTAGttattataaagataaaaatttcttttataataaaaatgtagagGCAGATAATAATGTACGCAATTATGTTGATCATGCACCTATACATATTTCTACATATAATGATTCCTACAAAACAAATTTCCAAAGAAAAAAGGATTATAATAGTTATGATATGACAATGCCTTATAAAAAGGAtagtaaatattataagaagAAAGGGAAAATAGAGAGGAGAATTAAAGAACATAATTGTTATAGCTCTATAGTAGGAgaaaatgaaagaaataaaataattgatACCATTGGTGTAACAACATCAAATGGATATATCAACCATAATATTCAAAATGTgcaaaatattcaaaatgtaCAAAATGGACAAAATGTACAAAATGTgcaaaatattcaaaatggacaaaatattcaaaattttaagaatatatcaaatattcAGAATGTTCAAGATATGCCAAACATTTCAAATTTCCCCAACATGCCCAATATATCTAACATTTCTAGTGGGTCCAATATTCCAAACATGTATAATGTTCAGAACATTCCTCATGTTAAAGGACAAGATCAATTTTGTAATTCTACATATGGGCGAAACaataaagaaagaaaaactATCATATCGTCTAATTCAACTACCAATGTAACCTTTGACACTAAAAAGAAGGCTACACAAAATACCTGGGTTATTGACCATATAAACAATGAAGAAGAGGaacaaatgaataatataacttCCATTTCAAACACAACAATGAATTGTTACAAATCCGAATTTTCATGTTATaaagataattataaatacaaaaaacaTTCAACTCATATTTCTACACCCAATTATTCAATGAACAAAGATAACGGTGTAATAAACGTAATAAGTTCTGGTgacaaattaataaaaaatgaatatatgtataatgaagaaaaggGAAGAAAGCGAGGaaacaaaattaataataagacAACCTGGCAAAAAAAAGGATTAACATTAGAGAAACATAGggagaaaataaatatattattaaatgaagatataaatattccgAATGTGGTGAATTGTACTAATACATCAACTGAATTAAATGTTGCAAAGGAATCTCAAATGTATGACGAATtgaaacaaaagaaaaaaaacaaaaagaaaatagaAGAATTGTATTGTATGAAGAAACCAATAGATTTGTTGCATGTAAGATCAAAATCTGAAAATCTACATTGCAGGAAAAATAGTTTTAAGAACTTGGAAATTTCTATGACGAAACCGCATATGCAACATTTTGAACAGTCTATAAATATGGAAGGGTTTAGATGTATATTGAGTAAAATAATGATTAACTATGAAGGTGAAATGATAGTGGATGATCAAGAGGAAGAGGAAAATAAACATGGAAATGAATATGGACATAAAAATGGAGATGAATATGGACATAAAAATGGAGATGAATATGGACATGAACATGGATATAAAAATGGACATGAATTTGCAAATAAACATGATATAGAACACAACGTTATTGAGAAGaaagatgaagatgaaaaaaaaaacgaaaagGATcataaagaagaagaaaacgAAATTAATAACATCAAAGAAGAACCAAAAGATTATTCAAATAACAATGTATGCAACGAATCTAATGACATACAACATGATAAACTTAAGAACAATGAAACAATTTCTACAAATTCTTGTGATTGTTCTATGATTAAAAATGACGATTCTTTTGGTGATAGTGTTCTATCTAATAGCTGCGTATacaaagaaaatgatataaatagaaatagttgtataaataaaatgaaacaattgaaggatgataatataaaaaaggataatGGTATGGAAGAAAAGTATGTGAACAATATGGACAATATGAACATAAATACCATAGATAGCATACATTTTGATAGTATTCATATTGATAGTTTACATATTGATAACTtacatattgataatataaatattaatactactaataacatatataaaaatggtgATATAACTAATAACAACAGAAATACAGGAGATATGAATAGGGTTCTTTTTAATTCGAGAGAAAACATTACTGATGAATATAGTATGAAAACTCAAAACACCTTTCTTtgtatatatgatgaaaataatcaagaaatttttgataaaaaaatgaaaaagaaaaaaggggTTTAccaaaaaaatgatttaagtagtgatattattttaaataaatattcattagaagaaaaaaataattgtgATTTGAGGATATATACTAATCATATAAGTAATAGTGATAAGAATATGGAAAATTGTTATGATCCTTCTTGTGGTATGAAAacatatgataatatgaataataaaaatgttgcTATTGATACATATGTGAATGAGGGTTCtaaaataacaaatagaTTATGGAATAATACTATAGATAGATATTCTTATAAAAGTGGAAGGAATAGAGTGCATTATAATGAGTATGATAAGTTGGAAGGGGGAAATTATGGTTATCACCACAATAATATGATGTACAAGAGATATGGTAACaataatgacaataataataattattatgatgataatgataatgttaataatgatgataataataataataatgataaaaataataatagtagtagtagtcattataataattatcatcataataattattatcatcataataattatcatcatcacaaTAATTATCACAGTAATaatcattttaataattatcatcatcacaGTAACaatcattttaataattatcatcataataatatgaattcaTATAATGAGGGAAGAACCATACCAAATAATAGTTATGGTGGGAAAAATAgttacaataataataatatgggagaacacataaataatatcGACATAACAGCTAGCCAGAGGGTTCTAAAGGATGATATGAACAAaaacaatttatatatggTTCATAATCAACATAATtttgaagaatataaaaattatatgaatacgAATGTGATGAGATATAACAATGttcataagaaaaaatatatcacaGGTACAAATTATCAAGTgagtaattataatgataccTATCACTTTAATAATGTGAGAGGAAAAcagtattatttaaataaatacaattataataatcatcatGATATGGTATATGCGAATGGGAAAAATGTAGAGGTACACAAACATATGAGGGCaaacaataaaatagaaacatataataatatgatagaTGGTatgaatgatataaatgtgaataataatatacgtGATAATACGAATAACTATTCTAATGATTCTTATGTGCATGCAAAAATTGGAGATGTGCAAAAGGTATATACGAATGATGATATTCCAAATGacaaacataataataataataataataataataatagtaatggtaataataatatggtaGCAGTTGacataaatgaagaaaataataaaaataataaagataataaaattgaGGTAATTAATAAATGTGATGATAACAATGATGAACATGACAAAATAGATACAAAAAGTGTTGTAAGTTATAAAAGTAATGGAAATAAAAGCGGTATAAgtgataaatattttaataagcataataatgataataattataaatacaataacaatcattattataatcaatcTAATGATATGAACAAAATTACAAATAAGTATATGAATCACAATAATTCCAATGATAACCTTAAAGATAACAACAACAGTAGTAatgatagaaaaaaatatttacattatttaaaaaaaaataaaatgaataatacatTTAGTAGTAATAGGAATAAATATGGAATGgaaaattatgatgatgtAAGTTATACAAAGGATTACAATGATGATAAGAtgaacaacaacaacaataataataataataatagagatagaaataattatcataatagtgatagaaataattatcataatagtgatagaaataattatcataatagtgatagaaataattatcataatagtgatagaaataattatcataatagtgatagaaataattatcataatagtgatagaaatatttatcataatagtgatagaaataattatcataatagtgatagaaataattatcataatagtgatagaaataattattattaccataGTCATAAAAACAGTTATGACTATGTTGTGGAGAATATTCCAAGtcaaaataaaagaagacaTCGAAAATATATGCCATCAAATAATTAtcaattaaatgaaaatcaTTCAACAattaacaacaacaacaataataataataataataatgacaataattataaaaaatattattacaataataattataataataataattattcttattattgtaatgatgataattattataagcagacacatgaaaaaaataaccaAGATTATCACAATGAtgattttaatttatcagtaaattattatgaagagaatattaaagaaaatattaaaatgaatGACAACAGTGAGCTTTTAAAaagtgaagaaaatataaatgaagaaaataaagttgaaaaggaagaaaacaatgaaaaattaatatgtgatgaaaaattaatatgtgatgaaaatttaatatgtgatgaaaaattaatatgtgatgaaaattttatatgtgatgaaaattttatatgtgatgaaaaattaatatgtgatgaaaaattaatatgtgatgaaaaattaatatgtgATGAAAAATTGATATGTGATGAAAATTTTACATGtgatgaaaattatatatgtgatgaaaattttatatgtgatgaaaattttatatgtgaTGAAAATTTAACGTGTGATGACCAAATAGATggagatataaaaaaaattcaagaaAATGTAATTCCTTCAAAAGTAGATAAAGATATtaagagaagaaaaaaaaaggaacattttaataataactcATTTTCAAAAGCAGATATATtcaataattcatataacgTTAAGAACttgaataataatgataataaaaatatgaccACCATAAGTGATGATACAAATACAgtaaatgaaaagaatgcaaaaaataaaaaaaagaagaagaattaTCAGAATAATGTGGACGTAGTGGTTGATAATATGGAGACAGCACCTAAAGCAAGAGAAGAGAAATtaagaaagaaatatttaaaggataataaaaaaataaacaaaatgaaagataataatattaaagataataatattattaatgagGATAGACATTTTGATGATAATTGTaaggatgataataattgCGATGGTAGTAATTATGacgataataataataataataataataataataatagtaatagtaatagtaataataatgataacaataattataatgaaaataataataattattattatgatgatagtACGCTTACTAAGAAAAATTCATATACCTATAAAGTGAAagatcatttatattataactaCAATAGAAATAATCCTTCAACCAATAAATATGAATCAAATTATATTGCACATGAACATAATACatacaacaataataataataacaacaacaataataataataaaaatgaaaattatgcaaatccatatgaatataaaaaaaacagttataacaaaaataataattacaacAATAGATCTAATAATATGTACGACACAAATAGTTACAATAaaggatataaaaattacaaaaataaaaaccatAAAACCACACCCACAGAGCAATACAAAAAAAGTTAAGCATCTAAAtgtgtcatatatatatatatatatatatatatataatacaatatggacttttttttttttttttcataagctatttattttatatttcgtAATGCTTCTatgattaataatatttatataattaatataattaatagttgactttatatatttaaaaatatttaaatattttttgttacatatatatatatatatatatatatatatgtgagcctatatttatatatatgcataatattatattttatctatatctaataataattaaaatatagtCTTGTgtgactttttttttttatttattttttttttttttttttacatactATTTTccaattatttacatttgatttttattattcatcaattttatttcatttttctgtttgaagaaaaatatatgaattcaaaaaaataattaaaaaaaaattaatacatacatatatatatatattatatatatatataatatttgcaTATCAtgtcttttcttttttttttcttacaaaatttcatatttataaactaatattaaaatattttccacataagcaaaaaaattaagaccATGATTtaaattagaaaaataaatgatcGAATAAAATTAAGTTAAGAAATTTTGCTTCACAGAATAAAACATTTGATGTTTTTTCTATAGAAGCATATAACCATTTCTTCAAACCTTTTTTCTAATCTcccccaaaaaaaaaagtttctATATACCATTAATTGTTTATATCCATATATGACACatgaaattttttattatgttacATAGAGGGAAAACCATAACAAAAGAGCATGTAAAatgtaaaaagaaataataataactgaaaaaattattagaattattaaaatgaaagTTGACAAATTAGTATTTCAttcaacatatattatatatatgttttcttTATAAATTGAGAAGAGAAtactatataaaaaaactCTTATGATTaattgaaatattttataaaataatacaaatatatgagtttttttttttttttttttttttttttttttttggatagGAATAGTtgaaaagaattataaaaataatatacatcacataaaaacatatataacatatatatgtaactatacacttatttttttttgataatatatagatTGTTATGTCACATTACAAGATAAAAACATTTACATATACTCAAgtatatgtaaaattaaatatatatatatatatatatatatatatatattttatttatttatattatacatttttcatcctgtttaattatttttaggTCTTCTAAAAAATAGtacattattttgattttttaaataaccGAAATGATTCCATCCAGTACTCATGGGTATACGAAGATAATATTTGACATCTAGTTCATGCAAGAATggatttttttcatttgtgAAACAATCATATGAAtcacttttatttttcataccCGAATGATTTTTTTGATTATCAAGAATAGATTTAACTTTTTCTTCAAATAGTCTACTTACTTCAATAgctctatatatataattttcatctTCAGTTTTTGTTAGATATACAACAGGTCCTAATTGTGCTGCATATTGTACATTGAATAATTGATGTGATAATAAGAAGCTTTCGTTTAATGAGAAAACAGGTTCTAGTAATTTAGAAAAGTCAGGAGCATCTATAATAGATTCATAAAAAGAATCTTTTTgtcttttcattttattcatAAAGAGCATTAATTTATCTCTTTTTTCTAATATGGATAAATCTTCtgttatatcatttttattaaaattgatttgattattttttaaaataattttattattatgatcctCATTTAATTCTTgttgattttttttcattttttcctttccttttttatctttttgtttttctagtttggttttctgttttttgttatctaagaaaatattattacctttctgtaatttttgtttattacaTCTCGAATAATATTCTTCTAACAATGCTACTTCAGCATCATAAAATTCATCTGTGTCATCaatttcatcatcattactAATACGTTTAAGATTCATTATATCACATAAATTTGGAAATGGTACatctaaatatttatattcacttctacatttatttttatatttttcataatcaGCATCATCTATAACATTTTTTGCATGTCGATATAAAAACATCCTATCAATATAATGATACTTCATTTCTTTATTCTTTGCATTCTCAACAATTTTATTCAATTTACTTTTACTTATATAATTCTCTTCGTCTAATTGTAGCAACTCatctataaaatttaattccCCTTTGCTCTTAATATTAGAATAAATGTCTTGAAAAAACTTTTGACTGAACACATATTCTGCATCCTTTTTCATAACAAATTCGTCTTCTTCCTTGGATTCGActttttctaaaaaaaataaaaaataaaaaataaaaaataaaaaataaattatataaaagataatattaataagatTAATCATTGTGTGGATACTACTtgtatgaaataatataaataattatacatatataaatacatatatatatatatttacatatatatatttacatatatatatatatttatatatatatatgtgtttgtTTGTGTGGTGGGTACCTTTCCTTTTAATGTCGTTATTCTCAAAATCTTCcgcatttttaaaaaagcaGGTATGAAGTAAAGGATGATTGTTTTCTTCATAATGTGAAGCGACTGATTTATTGAGTTGATTGTCATTTTGTTTTAGATGTGGAAGATTTCTTTTgtcatattcatataaaacagtagaattattcatattattcatattattgttgttattattatatttattataattatttgaatttaCTATATAATGATCTTCATCCtttttagaaatatattcattatttttttcattaggtgcaatattattatttaacatatttaaCTCTAATGTATCGCTATACCTacgaatattatttttagataTATGTTGTCCCTCTTTTAATCTCTTATTCATAAGATATGATtgagaattattatatttatcatattcacCACTAACATGTGTACTGTGTCTTCTTTTTAAAGGTAaatgttcatttattttattgttaatatctacattgtaattatttttagatgtatattcattattcatcttttttatatcttcttgagacatatttgaaataaaagaatatttatttttattaaataaagacATATCAGatggtatatatattgtactTTTCATATCTAATGTTAATTTAGATTGTTTTTGTTCTACATTGGGTTCAAAATTAAAACTTGAAAGTGTTGATTCagaattcatatatataggtGCTGTTTCTCTATTAGTTATTAAACTATTTAttctattaatatttttacttctaaaaaaattatcactCTGTGTAGTATTActcataatatatgtatcatgtaaatttttatttatatacatttttctatcatttatattttcatctatataattatttttttcattatatttacaagcttcataaattattttattatttttatcaccaATATAACaacttttcttttcatttggAATATAACTACTATCTCTAGTTTTATTCtttattgtattattaaCAATAGATCTTATACATGcactttttttaatactcTCATCCACACTATTCCTTAATCCTATTCTACTTTTTAAAggagaatattttttatataagtgTGTTGAAATATTAGGTGAATATTTTCTTCTCTTTCTTAtcgaattattaaaattataagttAAAGAATCATAATTAATATTCTTGGAATTTACATTCTTCTCATACATATGAGCCACAGTGCATCTACGTTtccttatattttctttctcaTCTTCATAAAACTTATTAGGTACACTATGACgacaattaaatattttatgtatgcTTAAATTTATGTTCTCtaaattgttattattattactattgttcttattattattatttgtagccatcttatataacaaaaaaataaaatataatatataaaatatatatatatatatatgtttacatataattatcttATTGGtgtctttatatattaatcaaaTTTTTTGATATACAATAGtggtaaaataaaataaatataaaattatacccacatatatataaatatatatatatatgtgtgattataacatattatatatatatatgattataacatattatatatatatgattataacattttatatatatgattataacacattatatatatggttataacattttatatatatggttataacacattatatatatggttataacacattatatatatggttaagatattatttatgtgCACACACTCATATTTTTacctttaaaaatattttatatgtacatatattcttaatacatttcacataataaaatatatatatatatatatatatatatatataattgagataatataaaaatgaaaaaatatatataacaatgtAATAATGAAACAgtgttaatatatacatatatatatatataatatatatgtaaaaatataaaaaataatatgattaaaaaaaaaaaaaaaaatgaaaacagtttaatatgaaagaaagaataaaaatgaataagaaaaaaattaaaaaagaaaaaaaaaaaaaaaaaaaaaaaaaaaaatacaaatgtgcattcctttaaatatatgttcacATAAAAGAAGGaagatattatttattaaacatggaatgaaataatttaaaataatattatatatatgaataatatatatatatatatatatatatatatttaataattacaaatttgtattatataataatattgcatacttatatatgttttgacGATCCGACACACTTTGATAAACTATTCCTATTTTACCACAATAATAAGGAAGTTAacctattatatataaatatatatatatataatacatatatatatataatacatatatttatatatatataatatatatatattttttttttttacattattttccttatatatattttataattatcataatcattacgttaaaattaatatataaaaataaaaaataaaaaaatataaataactaTATtttgaagatatatatatttatgtcatATGTTTTTGTGTGAGGCTAATTTTTATAGCAACTCCAAAACAAAgtactatatataaatcatgtgcatataaaatatatatgaaagaaaaatataattcatttcctacatatatattatatatatatatatatatgtaattattatttttttttttcctttttgatATGTGTGAATCGATATTACCAATATAGCTacaatgaataaataatatacatataaacatatatatatatatatatatatatatatatatatatatatatatatatttatttatttatttattgtaattatttattttgctTCCCCCTTTTTGCCCCaacaaattttatattttgtatttatatatatatatattaattttcacTTAGTTtggtataatatttttttctttttcaaaaaaaaaaaaaaaaaaaaaaaatgagaaattaataaaagaatgCTGAAACaatttaaacatattttaaaCACATCACATGTACATTCATTCGATTTTTCTTTTGGCACACGTTTTTTAAAATCATGTTTTTCGTCTCTTAGaacatatgaaaataatacatatgaacCTTTGAATACTCTAAAATTTCCAGGGCttgttatatatgttaataaagataatattgaaaaatatgaagagaACATTTTGAAGtatttaaaaacaaatgTTATTGGATTCGACACTGAATTTATTattgatataaatgaaaaagagaataataatgaaaatcgATTAATAAGTTCTTATATTGAAAATGGAaaggataataattatataaattcccaattaataaatatatttaacaaaaaaaaaaaaaaaaaaaaaaattatgcatATAACTTAtctaataatgaagaaaataaaaaaattttatgtttAATTCAATTATGTTCTTCAGATTTATGTTTTGTATTTAATATCCACAAATTAAATGGACATATACCTATAagtgtaaaaaatattttagagaacgaagaaattataaaagttgctcatgatattaaaaatgaaaaagatatgtttatatcaaataatatacaaataaaaaatgttttcGATTTATATAACTATGCCAttgataattttatatatcctCCTTCATTACAATTTTTGGTTAAAATATATCTTAAAAAATTCTTagataaaaaatttagatTATCGAACTGGTTAAATTATGATCTATTACAAGAACAAATACTTTATGCTGCAATAGATGCATATGCATCtagacaaatatatttttatttggatcaaaacaaaaaaaattctaaATCTTATATTCTCAATTA
This genomic window contains:
- a CDS encoding DNA binding protein, putative → MLKQFKHILNTSHVHSFDFSFGTRFLKSCFSSLRTYENNTYEPLNTLKFPGLVIYVNKDNIEKYEENILKYLKTNVIGFDTEFIIDINEKENNNENRLISSYIENGKDNNYINSQLINIFNKKKKKKKNYAYNLSNNEENKKILCLIQLCSSDLCFVFNIHKLNGHIPISVKNILENEEIIKVAHDIKNEKDMFISNNIQIKNVFDLYNYAIDNFIYPPSLQFLVKIYLKKFLDKKFRLSNWLNYDLLQEQILYAAIDAYASRQIYFYLDQNKKNSKSYILNYIIQEELTKSSHQECNTYNTCKNNDLNNQYIIKREEKIKNMESINNTIHNEKNIYISNQHQNEYDLNRKQLQSYSKHINLNNKNYGFLEKYKVQLINNLKNEIHNKCKNMTNLSFIEEMTFSNNTYKNILSLKHNQNNYNLIKCSSINYDEEINACNQILTYLNQMFSP